A single Cupriavidus sp. D39 DNA region contains:
- the ltrA gene encoding group II intron reverse transcriptase/maturase, with amino-acid sequence MLTDEAQMHERVQPTAEEGGRNLPGADGGAEAGTAAVGQTKARAPSLMEAVVEKGNMWLAYRKVVRNGGAAGVDALAVTALRDWLKVHWPSVKAALLAGQYIPQAVRAVDIPKPAGGVRTLGIPTVMDRLIQQALLQVLQPIFEPGFSESSYGFRPGRSAQQAVLQAQRYVREGRRWVVDIDLEKFFDRVNHDILMSRVARQVRDARVLKLIRRYLEAGLMRGGMVEARRQGTPQGGPLSPLLSNILLTDWDRELERRGLASCRYADDCNIYVRSKTAGRQVLAGMTAFLAERLKLRVNEAKSACARPWARKFLGYSLTMHRQARLRIAPDSLQRLKERVRELVRPGRGGNPAHTIAVLNPVLRGWMGYFRWTEGKRALEELDAWIRRRLRCLLWRQAKRRRTRVVMLRRQGLSDERAYKSAYNGRGPWWNAGAMHLRDAFPKRYFDAMGLVSLLDTQRRLQSRS; translated from the coding sequence ATGCTTACCGACGAAGCCCAAATGCACGAACGAGTGCAGCCCACAGCGGAGGAAGGCGGGCGGAACCTGCCTGGGGCCGATGGGGGTGCGGAGGCTGGCACGGCGGCTGTCGGGCAAACGAAAGCGCGGGCGCCATCGCTGATGGAGGCGGTGGTCGAGAAGGGCAACATGTGGCTGGCGTACCGGAAGGTGGTCAGGAACGGTGGCGCGGCCGGGGTGGATGCCCTGGCGGTGACGGCGTTGCGGGACTGGCTGAAGGTGCACTGGCCGAGCGTCAAGGCGGCGCTGCTGGCCGGCCAATACATCCCGCAGGCGGTGCGCGCGGTGGACATCCCCAAGCCTGCGGGCGGGGTGAGGACACTGGGCATCCCGACGGTGATGGACCGGCTGATCCAGCAGGCGCTGCTGCAAGTTCTCCAACCGATCTTTGAGCCGGGATTCTCCGAGTCGAGCTACGGCTTCAGGCCGGGGCGCAGCGCTCAGCAGGCGGTCTTGCAGGCACAGCGGTATGTGCGGGAAGGCCGGCGCTGGGTGGTGGACATCGACCTGGAGAAGTTCTTCGACCGGGTCAACCACGACATCCTGATGTCGCGGGTGGCACGGCAAGTGAGGGACGCCCGGGTGCTCAAGCTGATCCGGCGGTATCTGGAAGCGGGGCTGATGCGTGGCGGGATGGTCGAGGCAAGGAGGCAAGGCACGCCGCAAGGCGGGCCGCTGTCGCCGTTGCTGTCGAACATCCTGCTGACGGATTGGGACCGTGAGCTGGAAAGGCGGGGCCTCGCGTCCTGTCGTTACGCGGACGACTGCAATATCTATGTGCGTAGCAAGACGGCAGGACGGCAGGTGTTGGCTGGCATGACAGCGTTCCTAGCGGAGCGGCTGAAGCTGCGGGTCAACGAGGCCAAGAGCGCGTGTGCGCGGCCGTGGGCGCGCAAGTTCCTGGGCTATAGCCTGACAATGCACCGTCAGGCGCGGTTGCGCATTGCGCCGGACAGCCTGCAAAGGCTGAAGGAGCGTGTGCGGGAACTGGTGCGTCCGGGACGAGGAGGGAACCCGGCCCACACGATAGCAGTGTTGAATCCGGTACTGCGCGGGTGGATGGGGTACTTCCGCTGGACCGAAGGCAAGCGTGCGCTGGAGGAGTTGGACGCCTGGATCAGACGGCGGCTGCGCTGCTTATTGTGGCGGCAAGCCAAACGTCGTCGGACCCGGGTGGTGATGCTGCGTCGGCAGGGGCTATCGGACGAGCGAGCGTACAAGTCAGCCTACAACGGGCGCGGCCCGTGGTGGAATGCTGGCGCGATGCATCTGCGCGATGCCTTCCCGAAACGCTACTTCGACGCCATGGGGCTGGTCTCGCTGCTGGATACTCAGCGGCGCTTGCAGTCTCGTTCGTGA
- the ubiB gene encoding ubiquinone biosynthesis regulatory protein kinase UbiB: MTRFLRLCKIVFVILYYGLDELVLSGFKSRRIRFLVRVITIGRKLDMPRGERLRLALTRLGPIFVKFGQVLSTRRDLMPEDIADELAKLQDQVPPFDSVVAVKIIERSLGRKLTTLFESFDHKPVASASIAQVHFAILKGGPNHGREVAVKVLRPGMLPVIDSDLALMRDLAAWLERFWADGKRLKPREVVAEFDKYLHDELDLMIEAANASQLRRNFADTKLLLVPEVFWDWCSSEVFVMERMHGIPISRTESLRAAGVDMHLLAEEGVEIFFTQVFRDGFFHADMHPGNILVSVAPQTFGRYIALDFGIVGALSEFDKNYLAQNFIAFFRRDYHRVALLHVESGWVPPNTRVEELESAVRACCEPYFDKPLKEISLGMVLMRLFQTSRRFNVEIQPQLVLLQKTLLNIEGLGRQLDPDLDLWKTAKPFLEKWMHEQVGWKGAWERIQVEAPQWAKMLPDFPRLAHQFLERRALVDNGQQEKLLAALVAEQRRTNRLVGTALLLVGGFIAGVVLTELLAWVGYW, from the coding sequence ATGACCCGCTTCCTGCGCCTTTGCAAGATCGTTTTCGTCATCCTCTACTACGGCCTCGACGAACTCGTGCTGTCCGGTTTCAAGAGCCGCCGCATCCGTTTCCTGGTGCGTGTCATTACCATTGGCCGCAAGCTCGACATGCCCCGCGGCGAACGCCTGCGGCTGGCGCTGACGCGCCTGGGGCCGATTTTCGTCAAGTTTGGCCAGGTGCTCTCCACCCGGCGCGACCTGATGCCCGAGGACATCGCCGACGAGCTTGCCAAGTTGCAGGACCAGGTGCCGCCGTTCGATTCGGTCGTGGCGGTCAAGATCATCGAGCGCTCGCTGGGCCGGAAACTGACGACGCTGTTCGAGAGCTTCGATCACAAGCCGGTGGCCAGCGCGTCCATCGCCCAGGTGCACTTCGCCATCCTGAAGGGCGGCCCCAACCACGGCCGCGAAGTCGCGGTGAAGGTCCTGCGCCCGGGCATGCTGCCGGTCATCGACAGCGACCTGGCGCTGATGCGCGACCTGGCCGCCTGGCTTGAGCGCTTCTGGGCCGACGGCAAGCGCCTGAAGCCGCGCGAGGTGGTCGCCGAGTTCGACAAATACCTGCACGACGAGCTCGACCTGATGATCGAGGCCGCCAACGCCAGCCAGCTGCGCCGCAACTTTGCCGATACCAAGCTACTGCTGGTGCCCGAGGTGTTCTGGGACTGGTGCAGCAGCGAGGTCTTCGTGATGGAGCGCATGCACGGGATCCCCATCTCGCGCACCGAGTCGCTCAGGGCAGCCGGCGTCGACATGCACCTGCTGGCCGAGGAGGGCGTGGAGATCTTTTTCACGCAGGTGTTCCGCGATGGGTTCTTCCACGCCGACATGCACCCGGGCAACATCCTGGTGTCGGTGGCGCCGCAGACTTTTGGGCGCTATATCGCGCTGGACTTCGGCATCGTCGGCGCGCTGTCCGAGTTCGACAAGAACTACCTGGCGCAGAACTTCATCGCCTTTTTCCGCCGCGACTACCATCGCGTGGCCTTGCTGCACGTGGAGTCGGGCTGGGTGCCGCCCAATACGCGGGTGGAGGAACTGGAGAGCGCGGTACGGGCGTGCTGCGAGCCCTATTTCGACAAGCCGCTCAAGGAGATCTCGCTGGGCATGGTGCTGATGCGCTTGTTCCAGACCTCGCGCCGTTTCAATGTCGAGATCCAGCCGCAGCTGGTCCTGTTGCAGAAGACCTTGCTCAATATCGAAGGGCTGGGGCGCCAGCTCGATCCGGACCTGGACTTGTGGAAGACCGCCAAGCCCTTCCTCGAGAAGTGGATGCACGAGCAGGTCGGCTGGAAGGGCGCCTGGGAGCGCATCCAGGTGGAGGCCCCGCAATGGGCCAAGATGCTGCCCGACTTCCCGCGCCTGGCGCACCAGTTCCTCGAGCGCCGCGCGCTGGTCGACAATGGCCAGCAAGAGAAGCTGCTGGCCGCCCTGGTTGCCGAGCAGCGCCGCACCAATCGCCTGGTTGGCACGGCCTTGCTGCTGGTGGGCGGATTCATCGCCGGCGTGGTGTTGACCGAACTGCTGGCCTGGGTTGGTTACTGGTAA
- a CDS encoding methyltransferase domain-containing protein: MTKSDNAANKTGVPPAFATRNAADPAFWDERFEKGFMPWDLGGVPADFEAFASAMAPCPTLVPGCGNGWEAGWLHARGWPVTAIDFSPEAVASARRALGPAGAVVHQADFFAFAPEPACQWIYERAFLCALPPAMRADYAARVAQLLPPGGLLAGYFFLDEMRGGPPFAIPEAELRALLAPAFELVEARAATGSLPVFAGREQWQVWRRRPRVPALSFNPELHRQAPGFPQPRTRALCLSW, encoded by the coding sequence TTGACCAAATCCGACAACGCCGCGAACAAGACCGGGGTCCCGCCAGCTTTTGCCACGCGCAACGCGGCCGATCCGGCTTTCTGGGATGAGCGCTTCGAGAAGGGCTTCATGCCCTGGGACCTGGGCGGCGTGCCGGCCGATTTCGAGGCCTTCGCCAGCGCGATGGCGCCGTGCCCCACGCTGGTCCCTGGCTGCGGCAACGGCTGGGAAGCGGGTTGGCTCCATGCGCGCGGCTGGCCGGTGACCGCCATCGATTTCTCGCCCGAGGCCGTGGCCAGCGCGCGCCGCGCGCTGGGGCCGGCCGGAGCCGTCGTGCATCAGGCGGATTTCTTTGCCTTTGCGCCCGAGCCTGCCTGCCAGTGGATCTACGAGCGGGCTTTCCTGTGTGCCTTGCCGCCAGCCATGCGGGCCGACTATGCCGCTCGCGTGGCGCAACTGCTGCCGCCGGGCGGCCTGCTGGCCGGCTACTTCTTCCTTGACGAGATGCGCGGCGGGCCACCTTTCGCCATCCCCGAGGCAGAACTGCGCGCGTTGCTTGCGCCGGCCTTCGAGCTGGTGGAGGCGAGGGCCGCCACTGGCTCGCTGCCAGTGTTTGCCGGCCGCGAGCAGTGGCAGGTCTGGCGCCGCAGGCCTCGAGTTCCGGCCCTGAGCTTCAACCCTGAGCTTCATCGCCAAGCGCCAGGCTTTCCTCAGCCGCGCACGCGGGCGTTGTGCTTGTCATGGTAG
- a CDS encoding sodium:solute symporter family protein → MLIWFVIIYWVISVGIGLWAALRVRNATDFAVAGRSLPFYIVTATVFATWFGSETVLGIPAVFLKEGLSGVVSDPFGSSLCLILVGLFFARPLYRMNLLTIGDYYHNRYGRLAEVLTTLCIVMSYLGWVAAQIKALGLVFFTVSDGALSQEAGMMIGAASVLVYTLFGGMWAVAVTDFIQMIIIVIGMLYIGYEVSGQAGGVAAVVSHAAAAGKFEFLPSLDLIQIIGFAAALFTMMLGSIPQQDVFQRVTSSRTEKIAGRASVLGGVLYFCFAFIPMFLAYSATMIDPEMVQKYINTDSQLILPKLILTHAPMFAQVMFFGALLSAIKSCASATLLAPSVTFAENILRPYFRHLDDRRFLRVMQAVVLVFAVLVTLFALNSHLSIFHMVENAYKVTLVSSFVPLAFGMFWKPATRQGGLAAIILGLVSWLCCEIAFADAAVPPQMVGLLFSIGGMVFGSLLPQWIGDHPRVEEAHLA, encoded by the coding sequence ATGCTGATCTGGTTCGTCATCATCTACTGGGTAATCTCCGTCGGCATTGGCCTGTGGGCCGCATTGCGCGTGCGCAACGCCACCGACTTCGCGGTAGCTGGCCGCAGCCTGCCGTTCTATATCGTCACCGCCACCGTGTTCGCTACATGGTTCGGCTCGGAGACGGTGCTGGGCATCCCCGCGGTCTTCCTCAAGGAAGGCTTGTCCGGGGTGGTGTCCGATCCCTTCGGTTCTTCGCTTTGCCTGATCCTGGTCGGCCTGTTCTTCGCGCGCCCGCTGTACCGGATGAACCTGCTCACCATCGGCGATTACTATCACAACCGCTACGGGCGGCTGGCCGAGGTGCTGACCACGCTGTGCATCGTGATGTCCTACCTGGGCTGGGTGGCCGCGCAGATCAAGGCGCTCGGGCTGGTGTTCTTCACGGTCTCGGACGGCGCGCTGTCGCAGGAAGCCGGCATGATGATCGGGGCCGCCAGCGTGCTCGTGTACACCCTGTTCGGCGGCATGTGGGCCGTGGCGGTGACCGACTTCATCCAGATGATCATCATCGTGATCGGGATGCTGTATATCGGCTATGAAGTCAGCGGCCAGGCCGGCGGCGTGGCGGCGGTGGTGTCGCATGCGGCGGCGGCCGGCAAGTTCGAATTCCTGCCGTCGCTGGACCTGATACAGATCATCGGCTTCGCGGCCGCGCTGTTTACCATGATGCTCGGGTCGATCCCGCAGCAGGACGTGTTCCAGCGCGTGACCTCGTCGCGCACCGAGAAGATTGCCGGGCGCGCTTCGGTGCTCGGCGGCGTGCTCTACTTCTGCTTCGCCTTCATCCCGATGTTCCTGGCCTACTCGGCCACCATGATCGATCCGGAGATGGTGCAGAAGTACATCAACACCGATTCGCAGCTGATCCTGCCCAAGCTGATCCTGACGCATGCGCCCATGTTCGCCCAGGTGATGTTCTTCGGCGCGCTGTTGTCCGCCATCAAGAGCTGCGCCTCGGCGACGCTGCTGGCGCCGTCGGTCACCTTTGCCGAGAATATCCTGCGGCCGTATTTCCGCCATCTCGACGACCGCCGCTTCCTGCGCGTGATGCAGGCCGTGGTGCTGGTGTTCGCCGTGCTGGTGACGCTGTTCGCGCTGAACTCGCATCTTTCCATTTTTCATATGGTGGAAAATGCCTATAAGGTCACCTTGGTGTCGTCGTTCGTCCCGCTGGCCTTTGGCATGTTCTGGAAGCCGGCCACGCGCCAGGGCGGCCTTGCCGCGATCATCCTCGGGCTGGTTTCCTGGCTGTGCTGCGAAATCGCTTTCGCCGACGCGGCGGTGCCGCCGCAGATGGTCGGCCTGCTGTTCTCCATTGGCGGCATGGTGTTCGGCTCGCTGCTGCCGCAGTGGATCGGCGATCATCCGCGGGTCGAGGAAGCGCATCTGGCCTGA
- a CDS encoding FmdB family zinc ribbon protein, with product MPIYAYRCEACGHGRDVLQKMSDAPLTDCTSCGAKGTFKKQLTAAGFQLKGSGWYVTDFRGGSGGTAAAPATAAAGSATEGKSEAAAPASSGAATDSSSTASTASTSTAGGSGSAVASH from the coding sequence ATGCCGATCTATGCCTATCGTTGCGAAGCCTGCGGCCACGGGCGCGATGTACTGCAGAAAATGAGCGATGCCCCGCTCACCGACTGCACATCCTGCGGCGCCAAGGGCACGTTCAAGAAACAACTGACCGCTGCGGGCTTCCAGCTCAAGGGGTCGGGCTGGTACGTCACCGATTTCCGCGGCGGCAGCGGCGGCACGGCCGCGGCGCCTGCCACGGCGGCAGCCGGCAGCGCCACCGAAGGCAAGAGCGAAGCCGCCGCACCGGCCTCGTCCGGCGCGGCCACTGACTCTTCCAGCACCGCCAGCACGGCGTCGACGAGCACTGCCGGCGGTTCCGGCAGCGCCGTCGCCAGCCATTGA
- a CDS encoding DUF502 domain-containing protein encodes MPAKKTSALKTWFLTGLLVLVPLGITLWVLNLVISTMDQSLALLPQAWQPVELFKVRIPGLGAILTVVFILLVGLLTHNFIGQRLVRWWEALLRHIPVVGPIYTSVKQVSDTLLSSSGNAFRKALLVQYPREGSWTIAFLTGRPGGDVQNHLQGEYVSVYVPTTPNPTSGFFLMMPKADTIELDMTVDAALKYIVSMGVVAPTELPRKSGSVRAGEAQAETLAESAGSSHSD; translated from the coding sequence GTGCCGGCGAAGAAGACTTCCGCCCTCAAGACCTGGTTCCTCACCGGGCTATTGGTGCTGGTGCCGCTGGGCATCACGCTGTGGGTGTTGAACCTGGTCATCAGCACCATGGACCAGAGCCTGGCCCTGCTGCCTCAGGCCTGGCAGCCTGTCGAGCTGTTCAAGGTGCGCATCCCGGGCCTGGGCGCCATCCTGACGGTGGTGTTCATCCTGCTGGTCGGCCTGCTGACCCACAACTTCATCGGCCAGCGCCTGGTGCGCTGGTGGGAAGCGCTGCTGCGCCATATCCCGGTGGTCGGGCCGATCTACACCAGCGTCAAGCAGGTCTCGGACACGCTGCTCTCCTCGTCGGGCAATGCCTTTCGCAAGGCGCTGCTGGTGCAGTACCCGCGTGAGGGCTCGTGGACCATCGCCTTCCTGACCGGCCGTCCCGGCGGCGACGTGCAGAATCATTTGCAGGGCGAGTATGTCAGCGTCTACGTGCCGACCACGCCTAATCCGACCTCGGGCTTCTTCCTGATGATGCCCAAGGCCGATACCATCGAACTCGACATGACCGTCGACGCCGCGCTGAAGTACATCGTCTCGATGGGCGTGGTGGCGCCGACCGAGCTGCCACGCAAGAGCGGCTCGGTGCGCGCCGGCGAAGCGCAGGCAGAAACCCTCGCCGAGTCCGCCGGCTCATCGCATTCAGATTGA
- the aspS gene encoding aspartate--tRNA ligase encodes MRTHYCGLVTEELSGQEVALTGWVQRRRDHGGVIFIDLRDREGLVQVVCDPDRPEMFKAAEEIRNEFCIRVTGKVRPRPAGTENANLTSGKIEVLCHELTVLNPSVTPPFQLDDDNLSETTRLTHRVLDLRRPQMQYNLRLRYKVAMEVRKYLDAQGFIDIETPMLGKSTPEGARDYLVPSRTNPGHFFALPQSPQIFKQMLMVSGFDRYYQITKCFRDEDLRADRQPEFTQIDCETSFLNEQEIRDLFEDMMRTVFKNAIDVDLDASFPVMEFREAMARFGSDKPDLRVKLEFTELTDAMKDVDFKVFAGPANSENGRVVGLCVPGGAAISRSEIDAYTQFVAIYGAKGLAWIKVNEVAKGRDGLQSPIVKNLHDAAIAEILKRTGAKDGDIIFFGADKAKVVNDAIGGLRLKIGHSEFGKTHGLFEDVWKPLWVIDFPMFEYDEEDARWVAMHHPFTSPKDEHLQYLETDPGKCIAKAYDMVLNGWEMGGGSVRIFREDVQSKVFRALKIGEEEARAKFGYLLDALQYGAPPHGGLAFGLDRIVTMMAGADSIRDVIAFPKTQRAQDLLTQAPSSVDEKQLRELHIRLRAAEPKTA; translated from the coding sequence ATGCGTACTCACTATTGCGGTCTCGTGACCGAAGAACTGTCGGGCCAGGAAGTGGCCCTCACCGGCTGGGTGCAGCGTCGCCGCGATCACGGTGGCGTGATCTTCATCGACCTGCGCGACCGCGAAGGCCTGGTGCAGGTGGTGTGCGATCCCGATCGCCCGGAAATGTTCAAGGCTGCCGAAGAGATCCGCAACGAGTTCTGCATCCGCGTCACGGGCAAGGTCCGCCCGCGTCCGGCCGGCACCGAGAACGCCAACCTGACCTCGGGCAAGATCGAGGTGCTGTGCCATGAGCTGACCGTGCTCAACCCGTCGGTGACGCCCCCGTTCCAGCTCGACGACGACAACCTGTCCGAGACCACCCGCCTGACGCACCGCGTGCTGGACCTGCGCCGCCCGCAGATGCAGTACAACCTGCGCCTGCGCTACAAGGTGGCCATGGAAGTGCGCAAGTACCTGGACGCGCAAGGCTTCATCGACATCGAGACCCCGATGCTGGGCAAGAGCACGCCCGAAGGCGCGCGCGACTACCTGGTGCCGTCGCGGACCAACCCGGGCCACTTCTTCGCGCTGCCGCAATCGCCGCAGATCTTCAAGCAGATGCTGATGGTGTCGGGCTTCGACCGCTACTACCAGATCACCAAGTGCTTCCGCGACGAGGACCTGCGCGCCGACCGCCAGCCCGAGTTCACGCAGATCGACTGCGAGACCTCGTTCCTGAACGAGCAGGAGATCCGCGACCTGTTCGAGGACATGATGCGCACGGTGTTCAAGAACGCCATCGACGTCGACCTGGACGCCAGCTTCCCGGTGATGGAATTCCGCGAAGCCATGGCCCGCTTCGGTTCGGACAAGCCTGACCTGCGCGTCAAGCTCGAATTCACCGAACTGACCGACGCCATGAAGGACGTCGACTTCAAGGTGTTCGCCGGCCCCGCCAACAGCGAGAACGGCCGCGTGGTCGGCCTGTGCGTGCCGGGCGGCGCCGCCATCTCGCGCAGCGAGATCGATGCCTACACCCAGTTCGTCGCCATCTACGGTGCCAAGGGCCTGGCCTGGATCAAGGTCAACGAAGTGGCCAAGGGCCGCGACGGCCTGCAATCGCCGATCGTCAAGAACCTGCACGACGCGGCCATCGCCGAGATCCTGAAGCGCACCGGCGCCAAGGACGGCGACATCATCTTCTTCGGCGCGGACAAGGCCAAGGTCGTCAACGACGCCATCGGCGGCCTGCGCCTGAAGATCGGCCACTCCGAGTTCGGCAAGACCCACGGCCTGTTCGAGGACGTGTGGAAGCCGCTGTGGGTGATCGACTTCCCGATGTTCGAGTACGACGAGGAAGATGCCCGCTGGGTCGCCATGCACCACCCGTTCACCAGCCCCAAGGATGAGCACCTGCAATACCTGGAAACCGATCCGGGCAAGTGCATCGCCAAGGCCTATGACATGGTCCTGAACGGCTGGGAAATGGGCGGTGGCTCGGTGCGGATCTTCCGCGAGGACGTGCAGAGCAAGGTGTTCCGCGCCCTGAAGATCGGCGAGGAAGAAGCACGTGCCAAGTTCGGCTACCTGCTGGACGCGCTGCAATACGGCGCGCCCCCGCACGGCGGCCTGGCCTTCGGCCTGGACCGCATCGTCACCATGATGGCCGGCGCCGATTCGATCCGCGACGTGATCGCCTTCCCCAAGACCCAGCGCGCGCAAGACTTGCTCACGCAAGCGCCGAGCTCGGTCGACGAGAAGCAACTGCGCGAGTTGCATATCCGCCTGCGCGCTGCAGAGCCGAAGACCGCCTGA
- a CDS encoding MFS transporter produces MQTTQPAPQPRRAALASFVGTTIEWYDFYSYATAAALVFGPLFFPGESRLLSLLASFGSFAIGFLARPIGGVLFGRIGDRLGRKRALMGTLSLMAIATVLIGCLPTYAQAGWIAPVALVALRVLQGIAVGGEWGGAVLLAGEHAPAGRRAFFASFAQLGSAGGLILAMLAFSAVGRLDHDALMQWGWRLPFLASAVLLAVGFVIRRSVNESPEFETMQATGDVAGQPLAEALRAWPLIVLAIGANVYGIAGVYFSNIFMISYATQYLALDRAMILDCMFWVAVLQFFVQLGAAHLADRFGTRRVLAIVAAFAIVVPFVMLPLVRMGQPHTVFLGIAIATLCESGYYAVIAGFVTGMFAARIRYTAISLSYQVCGAFAGGLTPLLATLLADRFFPQWWPMAVFYAGSAALSLVCVVWVGRAREAGLPATAASV; encoded by the coding sequence ATGCAGACTACCCAGCCTGCTCCCCAGCCGCGCCGCGCGGCCCTGGCATCGTTTGTCGGCACCACCATCGAGTGGTATGACTTCTACAGCTACGCCACCGCCGCGGCGCTGGTGTTCGGGCCGCTGTTCTTCCCCGGAGAGAGTCGCCTGCTGAGCCTGCTGGCCTCGTTCGGCTCGTTCGCCATCGGCTTTCTGGCGCGGCCCATTGGCGGCGTGCTGTTCGGCCGCATCGGCGATCGCCTCGGGCGCAAGCGCGCGCTCATGGGCACGCTGTCCTTGATGGCCATCGCCACGGTGCTGATCGGCTGCCTGCCGACGTATGCGCAGGCCGGATGGATCGCGCCCGTGGCGCTGGTGGCGCTGCGCGTGCTGCAAGGCATTGCGGTCGGCGGCGAGTGGGGCGGCGCGGTGTTGCTGGCGGGCGAGCACGCGCCGGCCGGCCGGCGCGCCTTCTTCGCCTCGTTCGCGCAGCTTGGCAGCGCGGGCGGGCTGATCCTGGCGATGCTGGCCTTCAGCGCCGTGGGCCGGCTCGATCACGACGCCCTCATGCAATGGGGCTGGCGCCTGCCCTTCCTGGCCAGCGCGGTGCTGCTGGCGGTCGGCTTCGTGATCCGGCGCTCGGTCAATGAATCGCCTGAGTTCGAGACCATGCAGGCCACCGGCGACGTGGCCGGCCAGCCACTGGCCGAAGCACTACGCGCGTGGCCGCTGATCGTGCTGGCGATCGGCGCCAACGTGTACGGCATCGCCGGCGTGTACTTCAGCAACATCTTCATGATCTCGTATGCGACGCAGTACCTGGCGCTGGACCGGGCAATGATTCTCGACTGCATGTTCTGGGTGGCGGTGCTGCAGTTCTTCGTACAGCTGGGCGCAGCGCATCTGGCCGACCGCTTCGGCACCCGGCGCGTGCTCGCCATCGTCGCCGCTTTCGCCATCGTGGTGCCGTTCGTCATGCTGCCCCTGGTGCGCATGGGGCAGCCGCACACGGTATTCCTGGGCATCGCCATCGCCACGCTATGCGAATCGGGCTATTACGCCGTCATTGCCGGCTTTGTCACCGGCATGTTCGCCGCGCGCATCCGCTACACCGCCATCTCGCTGTCGTACCAGGTGTGCGGCGCCTTCGCCGGCGGCCTGACGCCGCTGCTGGCAACGCTGCTGGCGGACAGGTTCTTCCCGCAGTGGTGGCCGATGGCGGTGTTCTATGCGGGCTCTGCGGCGCTATCGCTGGTGTGCGTGGTGTGGGTGGGGCGGGCGCGAGAGGCAGGCCTACCCGCAACCGCGGCGAGCGTTTAG
- a CDS encoding LysR family transcriptional regulator: MLGQPSDLDLRLIRVFLAVVDANGITPAQATLNVSQSTISTQLSTLETRLGYRLCERGRSGFRLTPRGQQFVESGRKLLTALDVFGAEARKVGRTLVGTLSLGLIGHTPVSANARISQAIERFRQRDESVHFSVLVRSPGELEGLLLDGKIHMGIGYFWHRVPALDYTTIFHETQLAYAGRSHPLFAEAGRVDPAVALGHAWAWRSYPLPEAAGSPGDRLVTAVADNMEAVAMLVLSGRHLGYLPAHFAAPYVQQGQLAPLAPDAMRYDVPFDMVVRRKPHRNDLLDAFIADMKAAHA, from the coding sequence ATGCTGGGACAACCTTCCGATCTTGACCTGCGCCTGATTCGCGTTTTCCTGGCGGTGGTGGATGCCAATGGCATCACGCCTGCGCAGGCGACGCTCAACGTCAGCCAATCCACCATCAGCACGCAGCTTTCGACGCTGGAAACGCGGTTGGGCTACCGGCTGTGCGAGCGGGGGCGCAGCGGTTTCCGGCTGACCCCGCGGGGTCAGCAATTTGTCGAGTCCGGGCGCAAGCTGCTGACGGCGCTGGATGTCTTTGGCGCGGAAGCGCGCAAGGTGGGCCGCACATTGGTGGGCACGCTCAGCCTGGGCTTGATCGGGCATACGCCGGTGAGCGCCAATGCACGTATCAGCCAGGCAATCGAGCGCTTCCGCCAACGGGACGAATCCGTGCATTTCTCCGTGTTGGTGCGCTCGCCGGGAGAGCTGGAAGGGCTGCTGCTGGACGGCAAGATCCACATGGGCATCGGCTACTTCTGGCACCGTGTGCCGGCGCTGGACTACACGACCATCTTTCACGAGACGCAGCTCGCCTATGCCGGACGCAGCCATCCGCTCTTCGCCGAGGCCGGGCGCGTCGACCCGGCGGTCGCGCTCGGCCATGCGTGGGCCTGGCGCAGCTATCCGCTGCCGGAGGCGGCGGGTTCGCCGGGAGACCGGCTGGTGACGGCAGTGGCGGACAATATGGAAGCGGTGGCGATGCTGGTGCTGTCCGGCCGCCACCTTGGGTACTTGCCGGCGCATTTCGCGGCGCCCTATGTGCAGCAGGGACAGCTGGCCCCGCTCGCGCCGGACGCGATGCGCTATGACGTACCGTTCGACATGGTGGTGCGCCGCAAGCCGCACCGCAACGACCTGCTGGACGCCTTCATTGCCGACATGAAGGCGGCGCACGCCTGA
- the nudB gene encoding dihydroneopterin triphosphate diphosphatase has translation MPYKIPESVLVVIHTPDLQVLLIERADRPGYWQSVTGSLDTPDEPLALTAAREVAEETGLIAAEHQLQDWQHTIDYEIYPQWRHRYAPGVTRNTEHWFGLCVAQPQPVTLAPREHLQYQWLPWREAAVLCFSTSNAEAVLQLGWRVQGQRTACGADL, from the coding sequence ATGCCCTACAAAATTCCTGAATCCGTCCTGGTTGTGATTCACACGCCGGACCTGCAAGTGCTGTTGATCGAGCGCGCCGACCGGCCGGGCTACTGGCAGTCCGTCACCGGCAGCCTGGACACGCCGGATGAGCCGCTGGCGCTGACGGCCGCGCGCGAGGTGGCCGAGGAAACCGGGCTGATCGCCGCCGAGCACCAACTGCAAGACTGGCAGCACACCATCGATTACGAAATCTACCCGCAGTGGCGCCACCGCTACGCACCCGGCGTGACGCGCAATACCGAGCACTGGTTTGGCCTGTGCGTGGCGCAGCCGCAGCCGGTGACGCTAGCGCCACGCGAGCACCTGCAGTATCAGTGGCTGCCGTGGCGGGAAGCCGCCGTGCTCTGCTTCTCGACCAGCAACGCCGAGGCGGTGCTGCAGCTGGGCTGGCGGGTGCAGGGGCAGCGTACGGCCTGTGGAGCGGACCTATGA